The sequence GGACGACCAAAGAGCAACTGGCCACCCAGCAACTGCTCTTGTCTGATGCGGTGGACCGCAGTGTTTCGACCATCGATTTCCGACCGCTTAGCGGTCAGAAGGTCTTTCTCGATGCGAGCTACCTAAAGTCGGTCAAAGGCGATTTATTTGTCAACGCAGACTACGTGACGAGCTCGCTTCGGCAGCAAATCATGGCTGCGGGATGTTTGCTGCAGGAAACTGACAAGGAAGCAGATATCATCATCGAGGCTCGAATCGGTACCCTCGGCGCCGACGATCACCGAGTCACCTATGGTATTCCAGAAAACAATGCGCTCGGATCAGCTGCGACGCTGGTGCCCGGGGCCCCTCAGGTCCCCCAGATACCCGAGCTGGCGCTCGCTCGCCGCGATTCTCGTGAGAGTGCGGCGAAAATTGCGGCATTCGCCTATGATCGCGAAACACGCCATGCTGTCTGGCAGTCAGGCATCAGCCAATCCCGCTCGACGGCGAGGGACACGTGGGTGATGGGTGTGGGGCCGTTCCAAGCGGGGTCGATTCGTAAGGAGACTCGCCTGGCGGGCAGCAAACTCCTTAAATTTGGGCGATCCGAAACGGGGTCGCCGCCGAAATTCTTTGACCGGCCGCCCGTCGACTACACCGCCGAGACGAGATTCGACGACGGCTGGCCCGTTCTGTCGTCGCCCAGCGATAAAGGAGATGGGATGATCCCCGGAGCGGGCTTGGTTCCCGGCGACGACCTACCACCCATGATCGCCGCCGAGGTGGATGCCGAGCCGAAAGTGGTCACGCGCTGATTGCGCGACTGCAGTGAGCGGCCACGAGCTCGATCGATTCCGCTGCGCCGTTGCCGGATCGCCGGCTCCTTACGCGACAGCTGATTTGGCGGCCTGCGCCGCGTTCCCGTGCCGATACGGACCGGACGTACTAGCGATGAGCGGTCGGTTCCCAAGAAAAACTTGACGCGGCTGTGCGTCGAAACGCGGGAACCTGGCCGGCGCGCCGGGTATTGAATCAGCCCCACGCCGGGCGTGACGATGGATAGAACCTTCCATCGCGTTGACCCTTGGTATAGCATAGAGGGCTGTCAACCCCCGATAAATGCGTTCGAAGGTGTGTTTGTCGCGAATAACTGCAGCAGAAACCGGAGCCTAATGTGATGAGCGCGGATTGGTTTTACATGAGCAGCGGGTGGTTTCACAAAGCCAAACGTGTAGGACCACTCACGGACCAGGATCTGCTTCTGCGGATTGATCAAGGTAAGATCCGACCTGAGACTTTGGTTCAAGGGCACAAGACGCGTGGGCGATGGGTACCGATGAGCTCCGTCGGCCCCGCGATGGCCAGATGGCGTCAATCGCATCCAGACAACGAGGAGCGCGCGAGCTAGGCTCGCCTCCATGCTCCATTTCGGGGTGGTCAGGCCAGTGCACCCCCGCTGTCGCGATAACTTCGCGTCCACAGCCTTCTTTTGGCATCAAAATCGCGTTATCTGTGCGTTGGAACGCTCCTCGGGAGCAATTGCAGCGGGTCGCTGTGGTGTTTCGCAACACGTGTTGCAAAATAATACACCTCACAACCCGACCTTTTCTGCGCTCGCTAGCCGATAACAAGCGTTTTTTCGTGGAATCTCCGTTTTTAAGAAATAAACTGAGAGTAGCGAGTCTCACACCTCTGTCCTCTTCTCCATCTCGAGCCACTGATGAAGATGCTATCAGCCTTTTCTCCTCCGACGGTCCCGTCATCGGCACCTCTGCCACCGAAATCTCTGCTGCACCACGTGCCCCGCATCACCGCGGCGTTCGTGCCCGGCAGCGTTCGTCTGCACCGATTCACCCGGGTTGTCGTGGCTGGGGTCTTGTTTGTCGGAATTGGCGCGGCGGCGGCACCTGTCGAGGCAGCCTCGCCAGCGACCGGAGAGTCTGGTTTGAAGGTGGCCACCACCACGCGGATCGCGAGCAACCAAGGCCAGGCAGATTCGCAAGCCATCGCGATTTCAGTCCAGCCGAGTGCCGACGAGGCGATGATGGCGGCGGCCTCGAATATCCCAACAGATGTTGTCGTGATGGTGGACACATCGGCAAGTCAAGTTGGCGATTTCCGAACGGATTCGCTGACGGCCGTTAAGATGCTGCTGCGTCGACTGGAGGATCAGAATACTCGCGTCCAGTTATTCGCCGGCGACGTCGATGCGGTTGCGTTGACGGACCAGTTCACTCCCGCCCTCGCCTCGGAGGTGATTGCGGGCGTCAAGCAACTCGATCGCAGACTGCCGTTGGGCAACACGAATCTGGGTGCCTTGCTTGACCGGGCTGCGTCTTCGTTGGCTCAACGCAGTGACGACCACGCTCGTTCGATCATTTACATCGGTGACGGCACCTCATTGGACTCGACTCAAGATGCGGCTCGTTTTGAGCGATTGGTTGACTCGTTGCGAGCTGAACACATCACTGTTCATGCGATCGTGGTAGGTCCGACCAAGAATCTCGCGACAGTCGGAATCCTGGCAAATCAGACTGGCGGAGTCATTGGAGTGGTGGGAGACGATTCCGCTCAGAGTGGTGCTGCGGTGATCGCCCGCGGTGTCGCAGACTCTGCCCACATGGCACC comes from Allorhodopirellula heiligendammensis and encodes:
- a CDS encoding DUF6655 family protein; translated protein: MRLHPVVLSPRHENKLAWQGVFLVMLSAWIMVCGGCGTTKEQLATQQLLLSDAVDRSVSTIDFRPLSGQKVFLDASYLKSVKGDLFVNADYVTSSLRQQIMAAGCLLQETDKEADIIIEARIGTLGADDHRVTYGIPENNALGSAATLVPGAPQVPQIPELALARRDSRESAAKIAAFAYDRETRHAVWQSGISQSRSTARDTWVMGVGPFQAGSIRKETRLAGSKLLKFGRSETGSPPKFFDRPPVDYTAETRFDDGWPVLSSPSDKGDGMIPGAGLVPGDDLPPMIAAEVDAEPKVVTR